A window of Lacibacter sediminis contains these coding sequences:
- a CDS encoding beta-propeller domain-containing protein: MQKICPSLIIIALLMWGCKEQAKAPREVKQYTIEQFFQTEGVGGGSFSKDENRILINSNRSKIYNVYELSLADTTVKPLTSSTKESFFAVDYLPGTDDFLYSADKGGNENDHIYLQRRNGTVTDLTPGEKEKAMFYGWTKDKRSFYYGSNNRNPQFFDVYKMDSTDWKPKMLYKNDSGLDVGSISFNERWLVLTKSVTSDKNEMYLFDAQSKQTKKLSTDSLGDATYYPTGFETTDTHLYYITNEGKDFTYVVKYNLETGTKENFFNTNWDVSYMSISEKGKYHVIGINEDARDKVLLFDHASGKELEMPKIEGGYIAGVTISPS; encoded by the coding sequence ATGCAAAAAATTTGTCCTTCACTTATCATCATTGCCTTGCTGATGTGGGGCTGCAAGGAGCAGGCAAAAGCTCCACGGGAAGTAAAACAGTACACGATCGAACAATTCTTTCAAACCGAAGGAGTTGGTGGTGGCTCGTTCAGTAAAGATGAAAACCGCATCCTTATTAACAGTAACCGATCTAAGATCTACAACGTGTACGAACTAAGTCTTGCTGACACCACCGTTAAGCCGCTCACTTCGTCAACCAAAGAATCATTCTTTGCGGTAGACTATCTACCTGGCACAGATGATTTTCTTTACAGTGCCGATAAAGGTGGTAATGAGAATGATCACATCTATTTACAACGAAGAAATGGAACAGTTACCGACCTCACACCGGGAGAAAAAGAAAAAGCAATGTTTTACGGCTGGACAAAAGACAAGCGTTCTTTTTACTATGGGAGCAATAACCGTAACCCCCAATTTTTTGACGTATATAAAATGGACAGTACCGATTGGAAACCAAAAATGCTGTATAAGAACGACAGCGGTCTCGATGTTGGAAGTATTTCATTTAATGAACGTTGGCTTGTGTTAACGAAATCGGTTACGAGTGATAAGAATGAAATGTATCTCTTCGATGCACAGTCAAAACAAACAAAAAAGCTCTCGACAGACAGTTTAGGCGATGCCACCTATTATCCAACTGGTTTTGAAACAACAGACACACATCTTTACTACATCACAAACGAAGGGAAGGATTTTACCTACGTGGTAAAATACAATCTTGAAACAGGTACTAAAGAAAATTTCTTCAATACCAACTGGGACGTAAGCTATATGTCGATCAGTGAAAAAGGAAAATACCATGTGATCGGCATTAATGAAGATGCAAGAGACAAAGTGCTTCTCTTCGATCATGCAAGCGGTAAAGAACTGGAGATGCCAAAAATAGAAGGCGGTTACATTGCAGGTGTTACCATCTCTCCAAGCTAA
- a CDS encoding alpha/beta hydrolase family protein, protein MLLTVVSDRSSANKYLYNIETKELKQLTKTLNPEVASEDLVDAEIVRFKSFDGQEIPAVYYKPHNASSSNKVPALVWVHGGPGGQSRAGYSTSIQYFVNHGYAVLAVNNRGSSGYGKAFYKMDNQNHGDKDLKDCVWGKKWLAEQEYIDSSKIGIYGGSYGGFMSLAGIIQYPKEFAVGVDLFGVTNWIRTLRSIPPYWESFKVALYDEMGDPSSEDSVRLKNISPLFNTDKIKTPLLVLQGSNDPRVLQVESDEIVAGAKKNGTPVEYVLFPDEGHGFVKKENQIKAAAETLKFLDKYLKKEEPKGKLN, encoded by the coding sequence ATGCTCCTTACTGTTGTAAGCGATAGAAGCAGCGCTAACAAATACCTCTATAACATCGAAACAAAAGAATTAAAGCAGTTAACCAAAACATTAAATCCTGAAGTAGCTAGTGAGGATCTTGTTGATGCAGAGATCGTTCGTTTTAAATCGTTCGATGGACAGGAAATTCCTGCTGTGTATTATAAACCGCATAATGCATCTTCAAGCAATAAAGTTCCGGCATTAGTATGGGTGCATGGTGGACCGGGCGGTCAAAGTCGTGCAGGCTATTCTACCAGCATACAGTATTTCGTAAATCATGGTTACGCTGTTCTCGCAGTTAACAACAGGGGTAGCAGTGGTTATGGTAAAGCATTTTATAAAATGGATAATCAAAATCATGGTGATAAAGATCTGAAGGATTGTGTGTGGGGTAAAAAATGGTTAGCTGAACAAGAGTATATCGATAGTAGTAAGATTGGCATTTACGGCGGAAGCTATGGTGGCTTCATGAGTCTTGCAGGTATCATTCAATATCCAAAGGAGTTTGCCGTGGGTGTTGATCTGTTTGGTGTTACCAACTGGATACGCACACTAAGAAGCATCCCTCCTTATTGGGAAAGTTTTAAAGTGGCCTTGTACGATGAGATGGGTGATCCGTCCTCGGAAGATTCAGTACGTTTAAAAAACATTTCACCACTGTTTAATACAGATAAGATCAAAACACCTTTGCTTGTGTTGCAGGGAAGTAATGATCCTCGTGTATTACAAGTTGAAAGCGATGAAATAGTAGCAGGTGCGAAAAAGAACGGCACGCCTGTTGAATATGTTTTGTTCCCCGATGAAGGACATGGTTTTGTAAAAAAAGAAAACCAAATAAAAGCAGCAGCAGAAACGCTGAAGTTCCTTGATAAGTATTTGAAAAAAGAAGAACCAAAAGGAAAACTCAATTAA
- a CDS encoding T9SS type B sorting domain-containing protein — MPVRFFCFTLFFLQFTLAFAQTNESRLPASFISERSKTQNSFFSNTNSKVKSPTRLKQEIQRISFKDTDTCQTFTYKEKIGINGNNEDVNCSAAIGNGDIVFGGSVQKNGTAETDAYLFCLNAGGDIKWAKTVGTAGSNETIVKMKKTSDGNFIVIGNSKNLSTNKTDVLVLFMNATGILLWSRLLNDVTAGNLFAADVDETPNGNFLIAADNGLLVTYCSVSASGTVNWARKLQISATVKCIAVQNQSNYKYYIVSTGTDSGYKVGNVVCINPTSGIVEWQKKLGGPAQGKHVIFKQAASFNSAPLVIGLVSSNGADYALFRSWVTGWSPNMFEVYNTNSSLSPSASLATAMWNDFIFYSPSGSSQEWNWIKNGPESSVKSHLSFSIGFSSVTTNITAGEKTVDGGFLAAGTINDGTNGSKVFVVKTDSTGMMPLCPLSKAAIAKKDSLYSLPLLPAVQTNITVGFSAVSLAVADYAAMVTTSCKQIYCPPQIQEDTCLPTFVKQYRSTTYNDVAISLSTVQDSVVILSGVTDNSGMLLRLDKNGRLQLRRKFGFTENGTTIFGSTVLEHITAKDGNIAVLTSNRGPLSTVLFALTKYDPQFNQVSSKSYTMVPGYNYSGMCEDASSNIYLLFYRATGFNTDASVVKLDNTGNIVWIKSFIPTGHQYYIFWNGAPFTIGNDLFIGINYNYDNNWKFMLTKFNTANGSITWAKEYAQASKDLNLTIAGFNNGKLYFNGNASVRNGASFPFALTSDVNGTVLTSKRFALNSSEQITGGAFVARNGDLVYNVHYRDYINYPNKVFKAFWRLDPNLNVKLSKKTQRFGGFGYTYQAAEATDGSIYEIGINYSQADYEADFYLEKKLPDGSSGTCLSEPLPLSLVDEAVTVSNITLSDINLFALTPVTQPVPLQPLSINQNGIYCVSQPSCQSIAVNGPTQICDTAQNQSFKFIRSAGCTLIPMWSFDSSHYRLIQQTDSTLTVRFTKPGNFKLNVELFNGCSVYKDSMMVQVIASPALLNLGADKVLCKDSLIRLNASAGFQSYLWQNGSTDSTFIVDGPGTYHVAVTDNCNNIFRDTVVVTGDASSLFKIEAGTFVKCNNDSLLISAVAGFERYNWYPQSDLKQISSASVQVYPKTSRIYTVKAFTPNACPVLDSVLITVNTSPTIKLGNDTAFCKGNSVVFDAGNGFVSYAWSNGMNTKQITVNAAANYFVKATAANGCSSFDTVRITNVFANPLLQLGGDTSFCIGSSIILSPGVYSNYSWQDGSNASSIRISSPGLYWVKVKDSNGCNAADSIKVLPLKQLPQNFLADTISFCPGSSVQLEALQNYAGYLWSNGGRTNRINVTQPGNYWLEATNNDGCKNRDTIDVKYKDCVIDLNFPNGFTPNKDQLNDLFQPMVWGILETYRLRIYDRWGMLIFETTDPLTGWDGTYKGKPYDPGTFSWICIYQFKAPGSIVKRKSGLVHLLR; from the coding sequence ATGCCTGTACGTTTTTTCTGTTTTACCCTTTTCTTTTTACAGTTTACACTTGCCTTTGCCCAAACAAATGAAAGTCGATTGCCAGCTTCTTTTATTTCTGAAAGAAGCAAAACGCAGAATAGTTTTTTTTCAAATACTAATTCGAAAGTCAAATCACCAACCAGATTAAAGCAAGAAATTCAACGAATTTCTTTTAAAGACACTGACACTTGTCAAACTTTTACTTACAAAGAAAAAATTGGTATAAATGGGAACAATGAAGACGTTAATTGCTCAGCAGCAATTGGTAATGGAGATATTGTTTTTGGTGGCAGCGTACAAAAAAACGGTACAGCGGAAACAGATGCATATCTCTTTTGTTTAAATGCCGGAGGTGATATTAAATGGGCTAAAACTGTTGGAACGGCAGGCAGTAACGAAACGATTGTAAAAATGAAGAAAACTTCCGATGGCAATTTTATTGTAATCGGTAACAGCAAAAACCTATCGACAAATAAAACAGACGTGCTCGTTCTTTTTATGAATGCTACCGGCATATTGCTTTGGAGCCGTTTGTTAAATGATGTAACTGCTGGTAATCTTTTTGCTGCCGACGTTGACGAAACACCCAACGGAAATTTTTTAATTGCTGCAGATAACGGTTTGTTAGTTACCTACTGTTCTGTTTCTGCATCAGGCACTGTTAACTGGGCACGTAAGCTGCAAATATCAGCAACAGTAAAATGTATTGCTGTTCAAAACCAGAGTAACTATAAATATTACATCGTTAGCACCGGCACCGACTCAGGTTACAAAGTTGGTAATGTTGTGTGCATTAATCCAACATCAGGTATTGTTGAGTGGCAGAAAAAATTAGGTGGTCCTGCACAAGGAAAACATGTGATATTTAAGCAAGCTGCTTCTTTCAATTCGGCCCCTCTTGTTATAGGTCTTGTATCAAGTAACGGTGCTGATTACGCACTGTTCCGGTCTTGGGTAACGGGATGGTCGCCCAATATGTTTGAAGTATACAACACAAATAGTTCGTTGTCACCTAGTGCTTCTTTAGCAACAGCCATGTGGAATGATTTTATTTTTTATTCGCCATCAGGCTCATCACAGGAATGGAATTGGATTAAAAACGGACCCGAATCGTCCGTAAAATCGCACCTCAGTTTTTCAATTGGCTTTTCATCTGTAACAACAAATATTACTGCCGGAGAGAAAACTGTTGACGGTGGTTTTTTGGCAGCAGGTACAATTAACGATGGAACTAATGGTTCCAAAGTATTTGTGGTAAAAACCGATAGCACAGGGATGATGCCATTATGCCCGCTATCAAAAGCAGCCATTGCAAAAAAAGATTCGCTGTATAGTTTGCCGCTTTTACCTGCAGTTCAAACAAATATAACAGTTGGCTTTTCAGCTGTCTCTTTAGCAGTGGCTGATTATGCAGCAATGGTTACAACCAGTTGCAAACAGATTTACTGCCCGCCACAGATACAGGAAGATACCTGCCTTCCCACCTTTGTAAAACAATACCGAAGCACCACTTACAATGATGTTGCTATTTCGTTAAGTACAGTGCAGGATAGTGTTGTTATTTTAAGCGGTGTAACCGATAACAGCGGAATGCTTTTAAGGCTCGATAAAAATGGACGGTTACAGCTCCGCAGAAAATTTGGTTTTACAGAAAACGGCACAACAATATTTGGCTCAACTGTGCTTGAACATATAACGGCAAAAGATGGAAATATTGCCGTACTAACAAGTAACAGAGGTCCGCTCAGTACAGTGTTGTTTGCTTTAACCAAATATGATCCGCAGTTTAATCAAGTTAGCAGCAAAAGTTATACAATGGTACCGGGGTATAATTATTCTGGTATGTGTGAAGATGCATCGTCAAATATCTACCTGCTCTTTTATCGGGCTACAGGTTTTAATACCGATGCCTCTGTCGTTAAGCTTGATAACACCGGTAATATTGTGTGGATCAAATCCTTTATTCCTACGGGTCATCAATATTATATATTCTGGAATGGAGCGCCTTTCACCATAGGGAATGATTTATTTATAGGTATAAACTATAATTATGACAATAACTGGAAGTTTATGCTTACTAAGTTTAATACAGCTAATGGTTCAATTACATGGGCAAAAGAATATGCACAAGCCAGTAAAGATTTAAACTTAACAATTGCAGGATTTAATAACGGCAAATTATATTTCAACGGAAATGCCAGTGTGCGTAACGGGGCATCCTTTCCGTTTGCACTTACTTCAGACGTAAACGGAACCGTATTAACATCAAAGAGATTTGCATTAAACAGTTCGGAGCAAATAACCGGTGGCGCTTTTGTGGCCCGAAATGGAGATTTGGTTTATAATGTACATTACAGGGATTACATCAATTACCCCAACAAAGTGTTTAAAGCCTTTTGGCGACTAGATCCTAATCTGAATGTTAAGCTGAGCAAAAAAACACAACGGTTTGGAGGCTTTGGATATACTTACCAGGCAGCAGAAGCAACCGATGGTTCTATTTACGAAATTGGGATTAACTATTCCCAGGCAGATTATGAAGCTGACTTTTATCTCGAAAAAAAATTACCTGATGGATCTTCGGGCACTTGCTTATCAGAACCACTTCCACTCAGCCTTGTTGATGAGGCAGTAACTGTTTCAAACATTACTTTATCAGACATCAATCTGTTTGCTTTAACACCGGTAACTCAGCCCGTACCATTACAACCGCTGTCGATTAATCAAAACGGAATTTATTGCGTGTCTCAACCAAGTTGCCAGTCAATTGCAGTAAACGGACCTACACAAATTTGCGATACAGCACAAAACCAAAGTTTCAAATTTATCAGATCAGCCGGTTGTACGTTAATACCAATGTGGAGTTTCGATAGCAGTCACTATCGTTTGATACAACAAACAGATTCAACCTTAACTGTGCGGTTTACAAAACCCGGAAATTTTAAATTAAACGTTGAATTATTTAATGGCTGCTCCGTTTATAAAGACAGTATGATGGTACAGGTAATTGCTTCTCCAGCTTTATTAAATCTTGGTGCTGATAAAGTTCTTTGCAAAGATTCTTTGATCAGATTAAATGCATCAGCCGGTTTTCAATCGTATTTGTGGCAGAACGGAAGTACAGATTCTACATTCATTGTAGATGGTCCTGGTACTTATCATGTTGCCGTAACCGACAATTGCAATAATATATTCAGAGATACTGTAGTTGTTACAGGCGATGCATCTTCTTTATTTAAAATAGAAGCGGGCACGTTTGTGAAATGTAATAACGATAGCTTGCTTATTTCGGCCGTTGCAGGTTTCGAACGATACAACTGGTATCCACAATCCGATTTAAAACAAATCAGTAGTGCATCAGTACAGGTGTATCCTAAAACGAGCAGGATTTATACCGTTAAGGCTTTTACACCAAATGCCTGCCCGGTGCTTGATTCTGTTTTAATTACAGTTAACACTTCGCCGACCATAAAATTGGGAAATGATACCGCTTTTTGTAAGGGTAACAGTGTGGTGTTTGATGCTGGTAATGGTTTTGTTTCCTATGCGTGGAGCAACGGAATGAACACAAAACAAATTACTGTAAATGCAGCCGCCAACTACTTTGTTAAAGCAACTGCAGCTAACGGTTGCAGTTCGTTCGATACTGTTCGAATTACAAATGTGTTTGCGAACCCGTTATTACAACTCGGCGGCGACACATCGTTCTGTATTGGCAGCAGCATTATTTTATCACCAGGTGTTTATTCGAATTATAGCTGGCAGGATGGCTCAAACGCAAGCAGTATCAGAATTTCATCGCCTGGTTTGTATTGGGTAAAGGTGAAAGATAGCAATGGCTGCAATGCTGCGGATAGTATTAAAGTGTTGCCATTGAAGCAACTGCCCCAAAACTTCCTTGCAGATACTATTAGTTTTTGTCCCGGATCTTCTGTTCAGTTAGAGGCGCTTCAGAACTATGCCGGATACTTATGGAGTAATGGCGGCAGAACCAACCGCATCAATGTTACACAGCCCGGCAACTATTGGTTAGAAGCAACGAATAATGATGGCTGCAAAAACCGTGATACAATTGATGTAAAGTATAAAGACTGTGTCATTGATCTTAATTTCCCCAATGGTTTTACGCCGAATAAGGATCAACTAAATGATTTGTTTCAGCCCATGGTATGGGGCATTCTCGAAACTTATCGGTTACGTATTTACGATCGATGGGGAATGTTGATATTTGAAACAACCGATCCTTTAACCGGTTGGGATGGAACTTATAAAGGGAAGCCCTATGATCCGGGGACCTTTAGCTGGATTTGTATTTATCAATTTAAAGCTCCGGGTAGTATAGTAAAACGAAAGTCGGGGCTTGTTCATTTGTTGCGGTAA
- a CDS encoding TraB/GumN family protein: protein MKKLLISLFSTFLIVSIGFGQAEPKSSLLWEITASDLKQPSYLFGTIHIICKEDFFLPPIVTEKFTNAEQVFLELDMDDPMMILKMMQLLQLPKGQTIKQLFGDSAFKTFDEQYKKITGSSAMMFNTFKPFMLMSMLTEKSLSCPSRESYEQTFIAMAAKQKKNIKGLETIEDQVAVFDSIPDSTEIANLKSMVVDFNKGVEEFKKLVAVYKTQDVDSIYRLTNQSPELMEAENELLVKRNSKWVPLMKSSMQKTACFFAVGAAHLGGDIGVIALLRKQGYTVKPVKL, encoded by the coding sequence ATGAAAAAGCTCCTCATCAGTTTGTTCAGTACATTCCTTATTGTTTCAATAGGCTTCGGTCAGGCAGAACCGAAAAGCAGTTTGCTTTGGGAAATTACAGCCAGCGACCTTAAACAACCATCTTATTTATTCGGCACAATACATATCATCTGCAAAGAAGATTTCTTTTTACCACCGATCGTTACAGAAAAATTCACCAATGCAGAACAGGTTTTTCTTGAATTGGATATGGATGATCCGATGATGATCTTAAAAATGATGCAACTGCTGCAATTACCAAAAGGACAAACCATCAAACAGCTTTTTGGCGACAGTGCTTTTAAAACATTTGACGAACAGTATAAAAAAATAACAGGCAGTTCTGCCATGATGTTCAATACATTCAAACCATTTATGCTCATGAGCATGCTCACCGAAAAATCATTGAGCTGCCCGTCAAGAGAATCTTATGAGCAAACATTCATTGCAATGGCTGCTAAGCAGAAAAAGAATATAAAAGGTCTTGAAACAATTGAAGACCAGGTGGCAGTGTTTGATTCTATTCCTGACAGTACAGAGATTGCAAACCTGAAAAGTATGGTGGTTGATTTTAATAAAGGTGTGGAAGAGTTTAAAAAACTGGTTGCAGTTTACAAAACACAGGATGTTGATTCCATTTATAGATTAACAAATCAGTCGCCTGAGCTTATGGAAGCGGAGAATGAGCTGCTGGTGAAACGAAACAGCAAATGGGTTCCTTTAATGAAAAGCAGTATGCAGAAAACAGCATGCTTCTTTGCTGTTGGTGCAGCACATTTGGGTGGAGATATTGGTGTAATTGCTTTACTGCGAAAGCAGGGTTACACAGTTAAGCCAGTGAAGTTGTAA
- a CDS encoding RNA polymerase sigma factor has translation MTTNVEQNFLLVVQEHQGIIRKVCHLYGRNDADRDDLYQEIVIQLWKAFGSFRGDAKISTWMYRIALNTAISNLRKQSRKVALSFPEFIPREEADTNEERIKEENLRQMYAAIARLSEVEKAIVMLYLEDKSYEEMEEILGISNGTLRVKMNRIKDKLRTLTKAEAYGA, from the coding sequence ATGACCACCAACGTTGAACAGAATTTCCTGCTGGTAGTGCAAGAGCATCAGGGCATTATCAGAAAAGTATGCCATCTCTATGGCCGCAATGATGCGGACAGGGACGACCTGTACCAGGAAATCGTTATTCAGCTATGGAAAGCATTTGGTAGTTTCCGTGGCGATGCCAAGATCAGTACATGGATGTACAGGATAGCTTTGAACACCGCCATCAGCAACCTTCGTAAACAGTCGAGAAAAGTAGCACTCAGTTTTCCTGAGTTTATTCCAAGAGAAGAAGCAGATACAAACGAAGAAAGGATCAAAGAAGAAAACCTCCGGCAAATGTATGCAGCCATCGCACGGTTATCGGAAGTGGAAAAAGCAATTGTAATGCTTTATCTCGAAGACAAAAGCTATGAAGAAATGGAAGAAATTCTCGGTATCAGTAACGGCACGCTGCGTGTAAAAATGAACCGTATCAAAGACAAATTACGTACACTCACAAAAGCAGAAGCTTATGGAGCTTGA
- the recA gene encoding recombinase RecA, producing the protein MEETLILEKPKKEKMSKESVNVNTEKLKALKLTIDKIDKDYGKGSVMMMNEKGVNEIEAISTGSIGLDTALGIGGVPRGRVIEIYGPESSGKTTIATHIIAEAQKKGGICAIIDAEHAFDSAYAQKLGVDVDNLLISQPDYGEQALEIADRLILSGALDVVVIDSVAALVPKSELEGEMGDSKMGLQARLMSQALRKLTATIHKTNTICIFINQLREKIGVMFGNPETTTGGNALKFYASVRLDIRRMSQIKDGDEAIGNRVKVKVVKNKVAPPFKAAEFDIIFGEGVSKTGEIIDMGVDLAIIQKSGSWYSYNGDKLGQGRDAVKNLLLDNPGMANEIEAKIREKIKEIQNGAAAS; encoded by the coding sequence ATGGAAGAGACTTTAATTTTGGAGAAACCAAAAAAGGAAAAAATGAGTAAAGAGAGCGTCAATGTTAATACCGAGAAGCTCAAAGCGTTAAAGCTCACCATCGACAAGATTGACAAGGATTACGGAAAAGGCAGTGTAATGATGATGAATGAAAAAGGTGTCAATGAAATTGAAGCCATTTCAACCGGCTCAATTGGTCTTGATACTGCCTTAGGCATTGGTGGGGTACCAAGAGGAAGAGTGATTGAGATCTACGGACCTGAAAGTAGTGGTAAAACAACCATCGCTACACATATTATTGCTGAAGCACAAAAGAAGGGCGGCATCTGCGCCATCATTGATGCGGAACATGCATTTGACAGTGCCTATGCACAAAAGTTGGGTGTTGATGTAGATAATCTGCTGATCTCTCAGCCGGATTATGGCGAACAGGCATTGGAAATTGCCGATCGTTTAATTCTTTCCGGTGCACTAGATGTGGTAGTAATCGACTCCGTTGCAGCCTTGGTTCCAAAAAGTGAATTGGAAGGTGAGATGGGCGATAGCAAAATGGGCTTGCAGGCACGTTTAATGAGCCAGGCTTTGCGTAAGCTTACGGCTACGATTCATAAAACAAATACGATTTGCATATTCATTAACCAGTTGCGTGAAAAAATTGGTGTGATGTTCGGTAACCCCGAAACAACCACAGGTGGTAATGCGCTGAAGTTCTATGCATCGGTTCGTTTGGATATCCGTCGTATGAGCCAGATCAAAGATGGCGATGAAGCAATTGGTAACCGTGTAAAAGTGAAAGTGGTAAAGAATAAAGTGGCTCCTCCGTTCAAAGCTGCTGAGTTCGATATCATCTTTGGTGAAGGTGTAAGTAAAACAGGTGAGATCATTGACATGGGTGTTGATCTTGCTATTATTCAGAAAAGCGGTAGCTGGTACAGCTACAATGGCGATAAGCTTGGACAAGGTAGAGATGCAGTAAAAAATCTCCTGCTTGACAATCCGGGTATGGCCAATGAAATTGAAGCGAAGATTCGTGAAAAGATAAAAGAAATTCAAAACGGAGCAGCAGCTTCGTAA
- a CDS encoding ATP-binding cassette domain-containing protein → MQHYAIFLSNTFNKQNFIQQLLDKKAPGLFASFNSSDAVLFSAYTVQQYLLEEDIHGYSGIEATRKQTLRSMSSGEQKKVLLQHLLSLKPGVLILDNVFDNLDTAAQTSFKEELKLAGAHTLLIQLTHRKRDLLPFIENRLMVSAGEFVPLEGNTDDEIHVDDAPVPSPLHHYKLSTTELVRFTDVHVSYDSRQVLQQINWRINAGEFWQLKGPNGSGKTTLLTMITGDNVKGYGQQLYIFGRKKGSGESVWDIKDKIGYLTPAMTDLFSTRHTLLHMIVSGFVDSIGLYTIPSDMQLRSAYEWLQLLQLQHKANTAFSKLTQGEQRLALVARAMVKHPPLLILDEPLMGLDATNTEKIIQLINKLAAETSTAVLYVSHQTEKGLQPQKVFELLKTENGSIGTIHG, encoded by the coding sequence ATGCAGCACTATGCTATTTTTCTTTCCAACACTTTCAACAAACAAAATTTTATTCAGCAACTGTTGGATAAAAAAGCACCCGGTTTATTTGCTTCATTCAACAGTTCTGATGCTGTTCTATTCTCTGCTTACACTGTGCAGCAATATTTATTGGAGGAGGATATTCATGGTTATAGCGGTATTGAAGCAACAAGGAAGCAAACGCTACGTTCCATGTCGAGTGGTGAACAAAAGAAAGTATTACTCCAGCATTTATTATCATTAAAACCAGGCGTTCTTATTTTAGATAATGTATTCGACAATTTGGATACCGCTGCACAGACATCATTTAAAGAAGAATTAAAACTTGCTGGAGCACACACACTTCTTATTCAACTTACACATCGAAAGCGTGATCTTCTCCCCTTTATTGAAAACAGGTTAATGGTTAGTGCTGGTGAGTTTGTTCCTCTTGAAGGCAATACTGATGATGAAATTCATGTTGATGATGCACCTGTACCCTCTCCTTTGCATCACTACAAACTTTCCACAACAGAACTTGTTCGCTTTACAGATGTACATGTTAGTTATGATAGCCGACAAGTATTACAACAGATCAACTGGAGAATTAATGCCGGTGAATTCTGGCAATTAAAAGGACCGAACGGTTCAGGCAAAACAACCTTGCTCACCATGATCACCGGCGATAATGTAAAAGGTTATGGGCAACAACTCTATATTTTTGGAAGAAAAAAAGGTAGTGGTGAAAGTGTGTGGGATATTAAAGATAAGATTGGTTATCTCACGCCTGCTATGACAGATCTTTTCAGCACAAGACATACACTACTGCACATGATCGTATCGGGATTTGTTGATTCTATTGGTCTGTATACAATTCCAAGCGATATGCAACTACGTTCTGCCTATGAGTGGCTGCAATTATTACAATTACAACATAAAGCTAACACAGCTTTTTCAAAACTTACACAAGGTGAACAACGCTTAGCATTGGTTGCAAGAGCAATGGTAAAACACCCGCCATTATTAATTCTCGATGAGCCTTTGATGGGGCTTGATGCTACAAATACAGAAAAAATTATTCAGCTCATCAACAAACTTGCTGCTGAAACAAGTACTGCTGTGTTGTATGTATCACATCAAACAGAGAAAGGTTTGCAGCCGCAAAAAGTATTTGAGTTGCTGAAAACAGAGAATGGTTCTATTGGCACTATACACGGCTAG
- a CDS encoding DUF4920 domain-containing protein: MKKLSFVLVAAFVTLTAVAQNSPKPAEKGVTYGAGTENKDVITIANMEEQVQSAGKFSGKITGKVTEVCQEKGCWMKVDKGNGETIMVKFKDYAFFMPKNLAGQTVVLEGEATVKEVSVKQQKHYAEDAGKSKDEINKIKEAKKEVQFVAKGVLVL; encoded by the coding sequence ATGAAAAAACTTTCTTTTGTACTGGTGGCGGCGTTTGTAACCTTAACTGCCGTTGCTCAAAACAGCCCCAAGCCTGCAGAAAAAGGCGTAACCTATGGAGCAGGAACTGAAAATAAAGATGTGATCACCATTGCCAACATGGAAGAGCAGGTGCAAAGCGCCGGTAAATTCAGTGGTAAGATCACCGGTAAAGTAACTGAAGTATGCCAGGAAAAAGGTTGCTGGATGAAGGTTGACAAAGGCAATGGCGAAACCATTATGGTGAAATTTAAAGACTATGCTTTCTTTATGCCAAAGAATCTTGCCGGCCAAACCGTGGTACTTGAAGGTGAAGCAACAGTAAAAGAAGTGAGTGTAAAACAGCAAAAACATTATGCTGAAGATGCAGGCAAAAGCAAAGACGAAATAAACAAGATCAAAGAAGCGAAGAAGGAAGTGCAGTTTGTTGCAAAAGGAGTATTGGTACTATAA